A stretch of DNA from Salvia splendens isolate huo1 unplaced genomic scaffold, SspV2 ctg398, whole genome shotgun sequence:
AAAATAGAAGTGGACTAATTTTGTGGGATgcatcaaaatggaaaaataataattcatctgTTCCAcagaagatgactcactttcttttttggtttATTCAAACCAAGATGAcctattactaaaaatggaaacacttttatctctactCTGTTCATTTTCCCTTACTTTATTCTGTtaacttaacacacaaaataaagttgcataaaatctcatgccgcccaaggaaggggtcatcttccttgggacagaaggagtatataAATCTCATTCGTCTAAAGTTGATCGATCGCAAATCCATTGCTCAGTGGCAACAACTTCGTCGGGGACATCCCTTCGGCAAATGGTGAATTGAATGAGCTGATCATGCTAAATTAACCCATGAATTTAGTCAATGGTAGTTACCCTAACCAGATTTCCAAATACCATTTCACCCTCTTCCTCGAATCACACAAATTTTGGAACGAGGGTTGAAGAGACTTTCAAAAGATATAATTAGGGTTGAGAAAGGGGAAAAGAGAAGATCGAATGCTTCACTTTTGTCAATTTTGACTATAATCCCTCTTTATGCTTCTTGGAAATTGTGCCAAGCCCAAATTCGCTTGGGGGTTTGGTCTCTTTGTACACGATCTTTATCAATTTCATCGATTTTCTCAAATATGAAGCCCATGCGATCATAGAGAAATGTGGGTTGCGGCGGATGGAGATTGGGGAGTGGAGCCATGCACAAAAGAGAAGTTCAATGAGTTGGGAATTTTGAAAGATTTGGTGAATGGGGTGGTTGTGATGAAACCGTCAAAGAAGTGAGAAATGAGGGATAAATATATAACTCATACAAATGTATTAAGTTTGTTAcatattagtacaaaaaaatttgaagctgacataaatcatacaaaaagtttcattcgTGTTTTAATTTAGTACATTCCGTACGGCGTTAACTCTTTGTATATGCGAAGTACAAAATGTTTTATCATTGTTTCATGTTAGTATAAAAAGTTTTATGATTGTTTCAtgttagtacaaaaagttttatgaTTGTTTCATATTGGtacaaatttttttatcattgtttCATGGTTTGTACGTCATATAAGTAAAAAGTTAACACTGTTTAAACACATATAACGGAATGTACTAAATTAAAACAcgaatgaaactttttgtatgatttatgttaatttcaaactttttgtactaatataaAACAAATGTGATACATTTTGTATAAGTTGTATATTTACCCCgagaaatgaagagaaaaagtggTGAAAATATTGTGGACGAACCAAAATGAAATTCATATTAAAAAGATCAACTTAACATACATAGATATAGACTCATTTATGTGGATTGACCAAAACGGAAAGATATGGCTATTTTTTGTGGGTGATTATCATTTTCTTTTCATAATAGTTGATTTTAGAGCAAACGATTTCTAAAATAACAAACTTTAGCCAAAATATAATGTTTCTCAGTTATTTAAAAATGGGAAAAATCATGATCTTTGACTTTGTAGCCAGTTCAATGTATGCTTCAGGATTATGATGGAACTGAAATTTCCATGAAAGTCGGAATATGAGATGAGAAGATCAAAGCTGAGATTTGATCGAGACCAGCAAGTGAGAAGAACATGATCATCGTTGGCCCAGAGAAGATCTCATAACATGAGCAAAGGTTTAAAGAAAATCTCATCACTGAATGAATTGCAATCTCATCGTTTGAAAGAAATGATGATGCAGCAAAAGACGGTGGTGCCACATTGTGTACCGTGACCTTAATAATAGTGATATATCTGATGTAGCATAAAAATAATGAGAAACAGATTTAGATACTGGCTGGCAAATTTTGCTGTGACATTCTTATCACGTGTAGTGTAGCCACACAATCAATCCGTTGTGTAATAATGCCTTGCTGAAACTAGTGCATGAAAAGTGGTGTTTCAATCTTGTATTCATGGTAAAATCCATGCTGCTCAGTTAAACTTAAATCCAAAGAATAGACAGCAGTTACAGCACTACACCATGTTTACCTTTCACCAAAAGTTCAAAATTGCAGATAAGTATCAACATTATGTAGGGTGTATGCTTTTCTCCAAATTACTTGCAAAACAATTTTACCTGTTTTGTGCCACACTGTCATACAATGTAACAATAGCAAGATATTCATTTATTGAAAGTGTTTCCGAACAAAGTGAGTCCATGACTTACCTTTACATCCTTAGTCGCTCAGCAGATAATCTGTCAAAATTTTCGACTTCTGCAGAGCTCATCGCTACAATGCCGACGCTACAGCCCTATTGAATTAACTCTATTTACAAATCAACGCACCACAGCAACTGAACCTTTAATTTTAGCTGATCTTGATAAAGAAAGTGAACTAGCAAGAAATGGAAGATCATCTTAAGGTTTATTTATGTTTCGTTTTCTTCATCTGTGATATCCAACAATATAATGCAAAATCACAAGAACATCAGTTCTGATCTTGCTAAATCCACAGCAGGCATATACAGCCACAACTTCTCCTATCTAGTAAATGATTCAAATAAACCAGGCAAGAAAACGAAGAAACTTCTACTTTCGTGTTAACAAAAGAGCTTTGCAAACTGTTTATGTGACAGTATTACATACTTTGGTGCACAAAAGGAAAGTAAAACTCCATATAGCTCACAAAACAATAACCATGCTGAGAATAATTTGGCTACCTCCAGTCAGTTTAATTGCAAGAGATTCCCAGCAATGGAGTGTGAGTTCTGGAATTTGAACTTCCCTGACTTGCTATTCCTCATGCTCCGCAATGGTGTCATGTAGAAGGGTGTAACACCGTTGTCAAGATCAACAGAGGGGAATTTCGTGCTCCTGTTTCTTTCCAGCTTGAAATTCCCCTTCTCACTGAGAGTGAATGCACCTGCATTGTCAACACTCCTCCTCGCATAATATGATCCCAGGCTATCACATGACTTTCTTGAAGCAGCAACACTACTGCTTCGTGCCAGCTTCCAATCCCCAACGTCTCTCAGAAGCTCACTAGCCTCCTTTGCTTGCTTCTCACGAGCAGCATCCCTGACTGCATCCACCCGTAAGGTCTCACCTACATTCTCGCAATTCTTGTTTCTGAAGCCAAGCACGTTGCAGACTTTACGCCACCTAACAGATTTCTTCGCTGATGCATTCATGTTACCACCACCAAGGACAGCAACATTTCTTGGCGTGGATCCAAGCTTTTCTAGTTCATCAGCTTTACCAGAACTCAAATGCCAATCTTTCAACTCCATGATCTTCCAAACTTATCCCTTTCTTTCCGAAGCTCCTAACAGAGCTAGACCGATCAAAGCTACTGCGCCTCATGGATGAGGAGGAATCTGAATTCGAGTGGCCAGAACCTGAAGCTCCAGAACTACTCTCATCCTCTATAATTGATTGCATTGGCCCATCAACCGACAATCTGTGATTCTCAAACCTGCTAGCATTCCCTAAGATTCCACTCTCAACAGCAGAGAACATTGGAGCGAGCCTCGGGATTGTTCTTGCTATCATATACCCATCCCACGAAGCTCTCGGCTCCTCAAACGAAATCCGACCACCATCAACCGAAAACCTCGGTTCAATGTCGCAGGATCTTCTCCCCATAATCTCACTGCGATTTTCCTCGAATTTTCGCCCATCATTGCCGGCAACAATAGCGTTGTTTTTGTTCTCTTTTATCTTGCTATTCTTTTGCCTCCACATGCGCAGTTTCTTACTGAACACCGATGCTGCTCCAAAGATATTCCCAGCAATATCTCTTAAATCCTTAGTTTTCTTACTCTTATTCCCAAATTCGAGATCTATATACTCTTTCATCGACTTAAACCCCCAAATTATTACAACCGACATTCAAACCCCCAGGCCCCAAATCCCTCATCCGAAACCCTAACCCTATCCTGATTCTTCTTCCGCGGCTCGATCACAGTGCAAGCGTCTCTCAAAAGCCCTACATTCTTCGATTCAACCTTCGCCTCACTCCCCGATCCGCTCTTCAGATCGTCCACATCGAACAGATTAGAGAGCGATGCCCTAGCCGAAACGACGTCGCACGATTTCCGCCTGGGCTTGTTGAGGCCGCTGGAGGAGGCTTCGCATCTGGAATTAGAAGCCACTGACCTGCAGCGGCGGAGCTCCGGCTGGGTGGCATTGGGGGCGGGGGCGGTGTCGAGGCCGGAGAGTCGCTCTCGGAGGCAGGAGGCGCAAATGCCGGTGATTGGATCGTCGGGGTTGCGGTAGCAGGGGGAGAGGCGGCGGGTGGTGGTTCGAGCGGCGGCGCGGGTTCGGATCCGAGATCGGGAATCGTGTCGGATCGTCATGGGAGGGAAATAGGGCTTAACTGCAAATAGAGATGCAATGTAGGTCTGTGTGCGGGGTGAGGGTATGTGTAGGCTTGAGGATTACAGATGAGTCAAGTCTGAGTATTTCTCTGTCTGCTACAGAGATATGAGCAGGAGATGAGAGAGGGTATCCTAGGAAGAGGGCAAGATGGCGACAAGGCTAGGACAAGAACCCTCGATAAACCCTCCATTAATCATTTATTCTAAGGGCACTCACATTTATTCACCTCATCTACATGTAGTACTGGGCACACAATTGGGGCGTCCGATGGCGGCAATAATCCGCGGGCGCGGATGATGCCTtaattgtgggtgcccgccatcgtctGCGCCCTACGCCCACACCtaatgcatcgtccgcggaagaagcgcggacgattgtgggtgcccgccatcgtctGCGCCCTACGCCCACATCtaatgcatcgtccgcggaagaagcgcggacgatggactattgtccgcgccatcgggcgcctcATTGTGGACTCGGCGGACGATTGCCTATCGTCAGCGCCATCGGGTgccccattgtgggctcggcggacgatgggcgcggacgatggcatgcgttttttattttttgtataaatacctctaccccaccttcatttgtaacatttcatttcacgatttcactctcgaaactcacatttactacgaaatggattcaagtccaatagtccgatgtttggtgaggcgcgttggccgggtacagaacccgacgaatatcggccgttcgatgccaacacgcagtacgatctcGAATTTAGTACAGAATCGTACGGTTTggatgacatggagccgtctccaaaccgacccgTCGCCCCCTCCCACCGCGCCGCCGCAGTCGCCGCCGCTTCCGCCCCCGCCAAAAAGAAGTGGATCTGGCACCGCGCGAaaaagttgccacctccgggcaattgtgaagagtacgcccccggtcgTACGAActaggtgttgggtggatatatcggaggacccgatattcgcgaacaaccagaggtaGGTgacgtactgggagcgcatcgccgagcgctacaatgcggCGAAGCCGCcaagcgcgtacaagcgccaacgggagcggctccgcaagcactgggatcaggtgaagaagcaagtcaacctgttcgcggcggagtacgagaagtgctcgagggagcaggggagcggcgagagcttgagcgacgtgcgcgctaaagcgctgttgtcgtaccagtccatgtacggcgacttcaagcatgaGGCCATCTGgacgctcttgagggacaagcagaagttccaaggtgggattctgcacaccggtgcgataaagaggatgaagaccaccgaagctggtggttacatgagcagcgaaagcggaactcgtccggtggacctcaaccggacgtacgaggacattgagagttccggcacactgatgtcctccctgcgtcccataggcgtcaaggttgcgaaggccaaggggaaggcggcggcgacatcatcctcgaccgccgccaccccatcgccgatcccggtcccgatcccgaccccgagccggacggccgccgcgtatgagtcgttggcaacaacctcgatggcgaagacgttgttgcagacgcacaaggccctcaagaagtgtacggaccccgtCGAAGCCGAATATCTTCGGGGATTTATCGATGAGCTGCTCCGCAAGTTGGGAATTGCTTAGATTtgccaacttgaatcgtgtaacttttgtgtaATTAATGCAATCTTCGCCGGTTTTTAGTTACTCGttctgttttttaattagtttgcattatatatttgaaaacatttaaattaattaacaaaacaatagtaaaacataTAGGGTGCGCCTttgggcgccccattgtggatggccagcaatggggcgccctaagccatccacaatggggcgccctaaggcacgtcctatggcgcgccacgtcatcagttttatcctcctaccccctacctgcagtggggcgccctaaggcgcgccctatgcatttttttaattgaatatttaaataactacaaaaattgggaaaaaacttcatttcatttataaaaattaatacattacaatacgaattacaaaaataagcaaactcagcgacggcggttacgggcccacacttcttcaatcatgtcgttcatgagctgagcatggtcttgttggttgcgcattgatgcctgtctagatagaatctcattgaagcccggcggtaatcctctagcggggggctcggtcgccgtgctggacgagctagatgctcccaccttcatgctcgactatcatgttgtgcatgattatgcacgcatacatgacatcggcgatgacttccttgaaccagagacgagccggccctttcacaattgcccaccgtgcttggagcacaccacatgcccgctcgacatccttcagcgccgactcctgcttttgcgcaaataaaaccctcttctcaccaattgggcagctgatcgtcttcacaaaaacaggtCACCGTGGGTATAtaccatcggccaagtagtaccccatgtggtattggcgcctgttagcagtgaactcgatggccgggccgttgccattgcattgctcggtgaagagggtggatgagttgaggacgttaatgtcgttgttcgacccggctacgccgaagtaagcatgccagatccagagccgatggtcagtgACGGTGTCACACCTTAACCCCTCTAACGTATActcatataataaataaatcccttatcataaaagcaatcaatacacgtgtataaatcatagaacacccatattatataagttcaaaccaacacttatccgatacatatttcaaaatatcatgtaacgtagtggaaccctctcaccactctatatactatacatttatctacatgcaaaatgataaggaggagaaggttgccaatatgcgtcagccgccgaacctgataacacgtggagttcctatgacccatgtcagtcaaaactttactgctatcttattcctgaaaaatttagtggtttatatgagcctcaactcagtatatataaatttccacctttagtctcacatgatacaaacatcaagcatattcttttatcaatacatataatcagaaacaatatataacataatttaaaaacaaaccagttcatattcatatgcatatgccactctattcagtttattattctgtaacagtcaagcatggtatctgcccgggattcctctatgacccaaaggtctctctgtaattggactcataggtccctctgtatttgacccgaaggtccctctgtaattggactcataggtccctctgtatttgacccgaaggtccctctgtatttggactcataggtccctctaaaatttcagatccagtacaaggctgtcacagatcctctttaatccaatgattcacataaacagtatcataaacatatcctttgcaccaataacatatccatatcatattccatcaaattatccaatatatctaaacaaacacgtccatttcagcaatcaaatattcatatcatattcgaccatcaaaatcaaacaattcataatcatatcaatttcacaccatataatccaataattcactccaattcaacatataacaatcaaccacataacacatgtaaaactaaaagtgtgatttatacacacctgattatAGCATATTCTACTCAAGCTTTCGACATCACCTCACACTATATGACCTTCTCCTCGCCAAAATGAATCGGACAGTAGTTCCCTTACTTTTCCTTTCcccctttttatttttctccctCCTCCACAAGTTTAAAATATAGAAGCTATATAAATGATTTAGTGTCGATTATGCGACCGACtcatcataattttttttatattatttaataaccAATGTTGCTTTACGTGTCCAAATTGTAATAATACACAAATTTCGTATCCTTACACGTAGTAAAATCATAAGCCACGCAATCCTTAAAGGATTTATAAAGAAACACCTTaaatcatatatatatgtattacaCGTTTCACACACttctatatattttaatttatttactataaaCATGCAATTTATATATAAGTATGTACCTTAATAGTATATTGCACATATACACACGTATTGCAAacacatttaaaattaattatttcatatgtataatatttttgttatactatatatatatatatatatatttgaaaaattaCTCTATGGTACACACTTAACATGATGTACAATGACGAAAAAAATGtatgtttcgggttagggatgtcacaattcttcccctctttaagaattttgtcCGCAAAATTCGCTTTTCCCTTGAGTTAATGCATCCAATAAAATCACTAACCCGTAAACAGATATGGATAgttctttctcattttttcttCAGTTTCCTAAGTAGCCTCTTCGACCCTGTGATTCCGCCAACTAACTTTAACTATTGGGATCTCTTTTCTTTGCAATTGTTTAACCTGTCGGTCTACAATATTAACTGGTTCCTCTATGTAACTCAGATTCTCAGAAATCTGTATATCAGGATCTCTCAGAACATGTGACGGATCAGACCAATAACGTCGAAGCATACTGACGTGGAAAACATTATGAATCTGCTCTAACTCTGGAGGTAATGCTAACATGTACGCTAACGGTCCAACTCTTTCGAAAATATCATATGGCCCAATATAACGAGGACTCGGCTTACCTTTATGTCCAAATCGCATTACTCCTTTCCAAGGTGAGACTCGCAAGAAAACTTTATCTCCAACCTCATATTCCATCTCTTTCCGATGCTGATCATAATAactcttctgtctgtcttgtgTCGCCTTCAGTCTGCTTTTAATGATATCAATCTTAGAAACAATTTCCTGGATAATTTCTGGTCCTTCTAGAATCTCTATATACTGAACTTCTACATTTTCTACCATACAATGTCTCATACAGTGTCATAAATGAAACTGGTTAGTATACGCAAACTTTATCAGCAGAATATACTCATCCCATGAACCCTGAAATTCAATAACACGAGCACAAAACATTTCTTCCAACGTCTTTATAGTTCTCTCTGACTTACCATCTTTCTAAGGGtgaaaaatattactaaaatATAATCATGTCTCCGTAGATAGTAAATTGCGGACCTCTAGACATAAAAGATAGAATACCATATAATCGTGCTGCATCTTTCGCGTACTTTTCAGCTAAGTGATATAACGAACAACGCCATCTTATAGGTAAGAAATGTACTATCGGTGACCCTGTACCAAAATTTATGGTAATGTGTTCTCATTTTGAGACTAGAATAGTTAAAGGCTTCAACAAACCTGTAGGTACACACTGTTATGCTTTAACCTGTTGACATATCAAACACCTTGAAACAAACTCTACgactttcttcttcctcttcgacCAACAATAATACTCTAATAATGATATTTGTATATATGTAATCACTCAGCTTGACTTGTAACTCAAAGCATCTGTAACAACATTCGCCTTTTTAAGATGGTATTACGATGGTGTAATCATATTCTTTAAGAAACTCCATCCAATGTCTTagtctcatattcaactccttcTAACTCATCAAATATTTCAATCTGTCATGATCGGCCGAAATTCAAAAAGTCTCTCCATGCAGATAAGAATGCCAAATCTTCAAAGGAAAACAACACTGTTAAATCCAGATCAGAAATAGAAtaagaagcttcatgtactcgtGATTGTCCTTGACGCATAAGcaataaactttccatttttttaatagaaGAAAACCAAATCCACGTTGCAGTGCATTACTGTAAATAACATAATATCATATACCTGTGGAAATAACCAATATAGACGACATAGTCAATTAATGCTTCAACTTATCAAAATTGTTTTGACATGCTTCACTCCATATAAGAGGAGAACTCTTCCGCAATAACTTCTTAATCAATTCAACCATAATCGAGAATCATTTTCAGTTGACAAATACTTCAATATTCTGTATatctagagatgcccaccggttccgattccggttccggcggttaaccgtcgaaccggaaccgtggcaatattcccgaaccggaaccgtcgcaattcgggtcgcggtccggttcaggttcaagatatttcgaaccggaaccgtcaccgaaccggcggttcgggacggttcgaaaccggcggttaaccacggaaccgccggttcgggtgCGTATATCGAGGCATGGGGGATGGGGCCGgcggcggcagcttttcagcagCAAAACcggccggaaccgccggtttttcggcggttaacctgcggttaaccgtgaaaaccggcggtttaccgccggttcagtggctttcgaggcggcgcggaacacgaggcgacaatggcgcagcttttgcagacggttcattgaccgaaccggcggtttttatCCCGGAAACTGGCGGTTTTGtctcggaaaccggcggttccggcggttttccgccaaaaccgccgattttgtgaaatttcaaattttttttttcaaatttcatgttttttttacttactttccgagtccgacgaggcgacgacacttgtaaattatattacattgttgtatgttgttgtattgtatacttatgtattgtaaattgtaatgtatcgttgtccgttacaactcaaaatcaataaaatttatttcattttctccttattcgtcttatttgtgcttgaattatgcattgtcttgttccgatttgttgtataaagccaaatttcaaatttttaaaaaaaaataataattgaaccgcgaaaccgccggttcgaaaaccggaactgccaaaaccgccggaaaaccggcggttccgaaccggaaccggaaccgccggttttcgaaccggaaccggaaccgtgaaatagcctcacggtccggttccggttccgcctccGCCAaaatcggaaccgccggttttcgaaccgtgggcaacactatgTATATCCATTTCCATTCTTCAACCTGATACCATGTgtcccaataataccatatgatCTAGCTAGACTTACACTTACCCAACCTTGCAATACGATGTTTAT
This window harbors:
- the LOC121790054 gene encoding uncharacterized protein LOC121790054: MVENVEVQYIEILEGPEIIQEIVSKIDIIKSRLKATQDRQKSYYDQHRKEMEYEVGDKVFLRVSPWKGVMRFGHKGKPSPRYIGPYDIFERVGPLAYMLALPPELEQIHNVFHVSMLRRYWSDPSHVLRDPDIQISENLSYIEEPVNIVDRQVKQLQRKEIPIVKVSWRNHRVEEAT